One window of the Perca fluviatilis chromosome 5, GENO_Pfluv_1.0, whole genome shotgun sequence genome contains the following:
- the ngfa gene encoding neurotrophin-7: protein QTAANHRAGQQQTAAGDHHCPQEYHRTSHDRTKRPHRAASHTQDKSPVVGHSMSDSPPDPSIPVVDPKLFTKRRYRSSPRVVFSEVAPSHDALEGEGYDIEGVRGVRVRRRAGSRIMHRGEYSVCESINTWVGNLTRAIDMGENEVTVLPNVTINNVVKRQFFYETTCRSPTHRGSGTANGGRTGGRGGKQGPRSGNSGCLGIDSRHWNSYCTNTHIFVSALTIFKERTAWRYIRINAACVCVLSRKSWAGRLGH, encoded by the coding sequence cagacggcagccaatcacagagcaggACAGCAACAGACAGCTGCGGGGGACCACCATTGTCCACAGGAGTATCACAGGACCAGCCATGACAGGACCAAGAGGCCCCATCGGGCAGCTTCACACACCCAGGATAAGAGCCCTGTCGTTGGGCACTCTATGTCGGATTCCCCCCCTGATCCCTCCATCCCAGTGGTGGATCCCAAGCTCTTCACCAAGAGACGTTACCGCTCCTCGCCCCGTGTTGTCTTCAGCGAGGTGGCCCCATCACATGATGCCCTGGAAGGTGAGGGCTATGACATTGAAGGGGTAAGGGGGGTGAGGGTAAGGCGCAGAGCAGGATCGCGCATCATGCACCGAGGAGAGTACTCGGTATGTGAAAGCATAAATACCTGGGTGGGCAACTTGACACGAGCAATAGACATGGGTGAGAATGAGGTGACAGTGCTGCCCAACGTTACAATCAACAACGTGGTGAAGAGACAGTTCTTCTATGAGACCACCTGCCGTTCCCCTACGCACAGAGGCTCCGGGACTGCAAATGGGGGACGGACAGGGGGACGGGGTGGAAAACAGGGTCCAAGATCTGGCAACTCGGGCTGTCTCGGCATTGACAGTCGCCATTGGAACTCCTActgcaccaacacacacatattcgtAAGCGCCCTGACCATCTTCAAGGAACGGACAGCCTGGCGTTACATCCGCATCAacgctgcatgtgtgtgtgttctcagccGGAAGTCTTGGGCGGGACGTCTGGGGCACTGA